A stretch of the Corvus moneduloides isolate bCorMon1 chromosome 8, bCorMon1.pri, whole genome shotgun sequence genome encodes the following:
- the NOC3L gene encoding nucleolar complex protein 3 homolog, whose protein sequence is MKPRKNTKRVPSFRKLLRTSQIKLDNKLKNKQYKQKSAAKKYRKEQKKLREAVRDAISRKPFPLEECKKKQVAGKWEEKEEEDALPLDMMDEDDLKLMEDLAQKASFLTRDLSSNEPVHIKKRKHESVIEKYEKVPRRLQTEPEKELIHLLPIKDKTGIIPQAVEKPVLNVAHDEEEDTEDMEEAEDFNEEPLPILTPEEMAAERRKKLQERKMHIAALASAILSEPDSNIKKLKELRAMLMEQDPNVAVIVRKLVMVSLMEIFKDVAPSYKIRPLTEAEKATKVKKETQKLREFEEGLVSQYKFYLENLEQTIKDWKQRKLKKSNVISLKAYKGLAEVAVKCLCELLVALPHFNFHNNIIVLIVPLMNDPSKMISELCVEAVKKLFKQDKLGYASLGVVKVISGLVRGRNYDVRPEVLKVFLHLRIKEVELQKDSEDIAPKKKFMTYKEKRKNLSRMQRKWKKAEEKLERELLEAEASESKEKKLKLHTETLNIVFVTYFRILKKAQKSPLLPAVLEGLAKFAHLINVEFFDDLLIVLHSLIASGDLSYRESLHCILSAFHILSGQGDVLNIDPMKFYTHLYKTLFSLHAGGTNEDIEIVLQCLDVMFAKRRKQVSQQRALAFLKRLSILALHVLPNSSVGILATNRIFMQTFPKMDLLLDNESQGSGVYLPELEEPEHCNAQNTALWELHLLQRHYHPTVQKFASHLIAGAPTEGSGALPLDMTQRSATELFETYCMKGMTFNPPVASVTPRRKDTFSQMNSFVDEELNKQLQQHVSQTVAHKPLDFAKHLKESSLA, encoded by the exons ATGAAGCCG agaaaaaacacaaagcGAGTTCCAAGTTTTCGCAAGTTACTGAGAACTAGTCAGATAAAACTTGACaataaattaaagaataaaCAGTACAAGCAGAAGAGTGCTGCTAAGAAGTATCGTAAAGAACAAAAGAAGCTAAGGGAGGCTGTCAGAGATGCTATTTCTAGAAAGCCTTTTCCATTGGAGGAATGCAAGAAAAAACAAGTTG ctggaaaatgggaagaaaaagaggaagaagatgcTCTTCCACTGGACATGATGGATGAAGATGACTTAAAATTAATGGAGGATTTGGCCCAAAAAGCATCCTTTTTAACCAGAGATCTTTCTTCTAA TGAACCTGTTCACATCAAAAAACGAAAACATGAAAGTGTGATTGAGAAATATGAGAAGGTGCCAAGACGTTTGCAAACAGAGCCAGAAAAAGAGCTCATCCATCTGCTCCCCATCAAAGATAAGACTGGCATTATTCCTCAAGCTGTGGAAAAGCCAG TTCTCAATGTTGCACATGATGAAGAAGAGGACACAGAAGATATGGAGGAAGCAGAAG ACTTTAATGAGGAACCCCTGCCTATTCTCACTCCTGAGGAAATGGctgctgaaaggagaaaaaagctgcaggagaggaagatGCACATAGCTGCCTTAGCATCTGCCATTCTCTCAGAGCCAGACAGCAAT ATTAAGAAGTTGAAGGAGCTGCGGGCCATGCTGATGGAACAGGATCCTAATGTGGCTGTGATTGTTCGGAAGCTGGTCATGGTGTCTTTGATGGAGATATTCAAAGATGTTGCGCCTTCATACAAAATTCGGCCTCTGACCGAAGCAGAAAAGGCTACCAAG gttaaaaaagaaactcagaaaCTGAGAGAATTTGAAGAAGGTCTTGTAAGCCAGtataaattttatttggaaaatctGGAACAAACAATTAAAG ATTGGAAGCAAAGGAAGTTGAAGAAAAGCAATGTCATCTCATTAAAGGCATATAAAGGTCTAGCAGAGGTAGCAGTGAAGTGTCTGTGTGAGCTGCTTGTGGCCCTACCCCACTTCAACTTCCACAATAACATTATTGTTCTCATTGTTCCACTCATGAATGATCCATCAAAAATG atttcTGAATTGTGTGTTGAGGCAGTTAAGAAGCTCTTTAAACAGGACAAGTTGGGCTATGCTTCTCTTGGTGTAGTTAAGGTCATTTCTGGCCTTGTGAGGGGTAGAAATTACGATGTCAGACCTGAG gtgttaaaagtatttcttcacTTAAGAATTAAGGAAGTAGAATTACAAAAAGATTCCGAAGACATTGCACCTAAGAAAAAGTTCATGActtacaaagagaaaagaaaaaatctttccaGAATGCAAAGAAAG tggaagaaagctgaagagaaacTGGAACGAGAACTCCTGGAAGCAGAAGCAtcagaaagtaaagaaaagaaactgaagttg caCACAGAGACCTTGAATATTGTATTTGTAACTTACTTCAGGATCTTGAAGAAAGCTCAGAAGTCTCCACTTTTGCCAGCTGTGCTAGAAGGTCTTGCAAA GTTTGCTCATCTCATAAATGTGGAATTTTTTGATGACCTATTGATTGTCCTTCATTCTCTTATTGCATCTGGG GATTTAAGCTACCGTGAGAGTCTTCACTGCATTCTCAGTGCTTTTCATATACTCTCTGGTCAAG GTGATGTTCTTAACATTGATCCGATGAAATTTTACACACATCTTTACAAGACGCTGTTCAGCCTACATGCAG gTGGCACCAACGAGGACATTGAGAttgtgctgcagtgcctggatgTCATGTTTGCCAAGAGGAGAAAGCAAGTGTCTCAGCAGCGAGCTCTTGCTTTCCTAAAGCGACTTTCCATCCTTGCTCTTCATGTACTTCCAAATTCCAGTGTTGGGATCTTGGCAACAAACAGGATATTCATGCAA ACATTCCCAAAGATGGACCTCTTGCTAGACAATGAATCTCAAGGCAGTGGAGTTTATCTCCCAGAATTAGAGGAACCAGAGCATTGCAACGCCCAGAACACAGCCCTGTGGGAGCTGCATCTACTGCAG agaCATTATCATCCAACAGTGCAGAAATTTGCATCTCACCTTATTGCTGGAGCTCCAACTGAAGGCTCAGGAGCTCTTCCACTTGATATGACCCAAAG GTCTGCTACAGAACTTTTTGAGACATACTGTATGAAGGGAATGACATTTAATCCTCCTGTTGCATCAGTAACACCTAGAAGAAAG gatACCTTCTCACAAATGAATTCATTTGTAGATGAAGAACTAAACAAACAGCTTCAACAACATGTCAGTCAGACTGTTGCTCACAAACCCTTGGATTTTGCTAAGCACTTGAAGGAATCATCCTTGGCATAA